The window TTTCACCCTATAGATTACACCCATGCCGGGCGCACACAAAAAAGACGGAGAAAGTGTTCCCTTCTCCGTCTTTTTCATGATCGGTTTATTTGCTGTTGGAAATGATCGCGCCATTGGTCTTTATGACATTTTGATACCAGTAAAAACTTTTCTTTTTGATGCGGCGTAAATCTTTTAAATCAAACTCATCGCGGTTGACATAAATGAAGCCATAGCGTTTGTTGATTCCTTGGTGAGTGCTGACCAAGTCTATGGCGGACCAAGGCGAGTAGCCAAACAATTCTACTCCGTCCGTAATAGCCAACTGACATTGTTCCAAATGTTTGGCCAAGTAGTCTATGCGGTAATCGTCATTTATGACATCGCCATCCTCCAGTTTATCGTAAGCTCCTAATCCGTTTTCCGTCACGATCAACGGTAAATGATAGCGATCGTACAATTCGCGCAAAGTAATTCTGAAACCTATCGGATCGACTTCCCAGCCAAATTCTGTTGTTGTCAAGTATGGATTGGAACATCCTTGATAAACGCCCGGTTCACCAATGACAATGTGCTCGTCTCCGGTGCTGTGCGCCTCTTTTTCCTCTTCGCTTGCTTTGACCGTAATCGAATTATAATAATTAAACGCAATAAAATCCGGATTGGCGCCAGCTAAAATGTCCATATCCTCCGCTTCCATATGAGGAGTATAGCCTTTTTCTTCCATGTATCCCCAGACTGTGCTGTTGTAGCGTCCGAATACCGCCGCATCCAAATAAAGCCAGTTGCGGATCGAATTGAAAGTTTGAGCCGCCAGCACATCTTCCGGTTTGGAAGACGCCGGATAGACATAAGCGATATTAGGAGCCGGCCCGATCTTTGCATTCGGGAGCATTTCATGACAAAGCTTCATCGCTTTTGCTTGGGCCAAAAGCATATGATGATTTTGCTGGTACAGCATTTTTCTTGGATCTTCTATACCGGGATCCGTCGTTCCGATGGCTGAGCCGTGAAGAATCATCGTGTTTTGCTCATTGATCGTCAGCCAATACTTCACACGATCGCCGAACTCTCTGAATAAGGTTCTGGCATACCTCTCAAAAGCGTCAATCGTCTCTCGATTGGACCATCCGCCTTTTTCCTCCAAAGCGTACGGCAAATCGAAGTGATACATCGTCACAATCGGCTCAATCCCATGTGCGATCAGTTCGTTAATCAGATGATTGTAAAATTCAATTCCTTTTCGGTTGACTTCCCCGGTTCCATTAGGATAAATCCGAGTCCAAGCGATGGAAAAACGATAGGCTTTCAATCCAAGCTCCGCCAGTAAAGCGATATCTTCCTTATAACGATGATAATGGTCGCTGGCTACTTTGAAATCCGCTGTCCCTTCCGGATGGAGAGCTTTGTCAATGACGGACGGTCCTTTGCCGTCTTCATTCCATGCTCCTTCAAATTGATAGGCAGATGTAGAAGCGCCCCATAAAAAATCTTTTGGAAAAGGTTTTAACGTTTTATGGTCCATATCATGTTCCTCCAAAATTGAAGTTTTTTATCGCGAGAAAAAGGAACGCCGCTTTTTATACTATATACTCTGAATCCTTTATTCTTCCCATATTCATGATACACCAACAACGGAATGTTAAATTTGTCAAAATTGGCTCTAATTACTCTAACTGCGTAAATAGTCTGAGGCTAAGTTAACGTACAGTTATTCCACTTACTTCCAAAACAAAATGGTTGATCCGTCCATGTATCTAGTCAATCATTGTTTAACGATTCGTGAAACCGCTTACTTATTAAGGCACAAAAATAGACCTAAGGCATAAGTTTCACCGAACCAAAACGATTGCATACGAAATTTATTATATCCATCCATTAACGAACAAAACTCCCCGCCGGCCAGTATATCAATAAAAGATTCCTTATAGGTAAGATTTAAACGTATATTAACGAGCTTAAATATTATGATCGGGAGAAGTTTCAATTCCTAATAGTTAAGATTTAAACATAACCGTAGCAAATTTTGCGGAAAGTCAAAAATGTTTCAATTCCTTATAGGTAAGATTTAAACCTGGCTTCAAATTCTGTTGAGCTCAAGTTAGTTCTGGTTTCAATTCCTTATAGGTAAGATTTAAACTGCTGAAGTCAATGCTAATGACATCCGCAATACAATGTTTCAATTCCTTATAGGTAAGATTTAAACGCGTATTGCATTGGTAATGACACCGTTGTTCTCAAGTTTCAATTCCTTATAGGTAAGATTTAAACCCCAAACATGATTGAATTTAAGGGAATTTTAGCAAACGGTGTTTTTTAAAAACAACTTTTTTAGTTGGAGCAAATAATCAAAATTTCTTTAGTTTTCTTTCTTTTTCTTTCATTTTCTCGGTTTTTCTTACATATGAAAAATGTCGTCGATCTCCGGGGTTTTTTACCTCTTAAAAGGTCGACGACAATGTAAAGGTTCTATACTTTTTTGAATCCCGTTTCTTCTAGATATTTTTGAGTTTGAAGGAGTAAAAAATAACCGAACTTTCGTAAGGTTCTAGTAAAAGTTCCCATTCTTTTTTCAACCTTTGTATAGTCAGCCTGTGAAAATTCTCCTTCCAACACTTAGTTTTGAATCCAGTTCATGTGCTGTCTGCAAATTTTCAACGCCTTTTCCGCTCTATTTACTGTTTCAAAAACTCGTCGGTCTGTAGCAGGTTGAAGAAGGATTGGGGTTGAGTATGCCCCATTTTAGCTGACTCATTGTCAAAACTCTGTTTGAATCAAATCAATGATGAAGAGGTAAAAAATCAGTTCATTTCAGCCATTTCCTACACGGATTATTTTAAAGCTTCACATATACTGCCATAGGGCATATAATCCATAAAATAATTTCACCATGAGAAAAGAACTCTCTTGCTTTCTTTACTTAATTTTTACATTAGGCAATACTTCTTTAAAGACTCTAATAACTTCGTTGACTTCTTCATAGCTGATCGTTAAAGGAGGCTCTATACGAATGGTTTTGGAATTCACAAGGGTTCCGGCCACAAGAATGCCTTTGTCGAACATTGCTTTAGACACTTCATATCCGACTTCGTCTTTATGGAATTCAATACCGATCATTAATCCGATTCCACGAATTTCAAGAACTTTATCTTCATGACCTTTCGCCGCATCTTTTAGACCTTGCAAGAAATACTTACCGACTTCGGCTGCGCGTTTAGGTAATTTTTCTTCTAACAAAATATCTATGGTCGCAATGGCCGCCGCACATGCAAGCGGATTCCCGCCAAATGTAGTTGTATGCATAAACGGATTTGGAAACCAGCTTTTGAATACTTTTTCTTTAGCCACAACTGCTCCTGCCGGCATAACCCCGCCGCCAAAAGCTTTTGCAAGGCAAAGAATGTCCGGTACAACATCATATAATTCAGCAGCAAACATTTTCCCGGTGCGTCCCATTCCTGTTTGTACTTCATCGAAAATGAGCAATGCACCGTATTGATCACATAGTTCTCTTACTTGTTTTAAGTAGCCTTCAGGAGGAAGAATGATCCCTCCTTCCCCTTGAATCGGTTCTAAAATGACGGCTGCTACGTCTTCTCCTACTAAGTGACAAGTTTCAAATGTTTTTCTCATCATGTCAATATCGCCAAACGGCACATGACGGAATCCCGGGATTAATGGTAAAAATGGCTTTCGAAACACGCCTTTGGCGGTACCTGACAATGAACCAAGACTCTTTCCATGGAACGCCCGCGTTGTTGATATAAAAGTCGAGCGCTCACTATACATTTTTGCAAGTTTTAACGCAGCCTCTACACTTTCTGTTCCGCTGTTTGTAAAAAATGAGTATTTTAAGTCTCCGGGCGTTATGTCAGCTAAGATTTTCGCAAGCACCGCGCGAAGCGGATCAAGTAAATCCTGACTGTGAAGAGCTTGACGCTTTAGTTGATCGGTAACCGCTTTGATCACTTTCGGATTTCGGTGTCCAACATTGTAAATCCCAAATCCTCCTAAACAATCAATATATTTCTTCCCGTTTACATCTTTAAAACAGTTTCCTTCATCCGTCCATTCAACGGCCGCAAACTGTCCACCTTGTGTAACCGTTTTGCGGTATTCCAGAAATCCCGGATTAACATGTTCACGAAAGTTATCTACTGTTTGTTTTGTAATCCACTTGGCTTCTTCGCCCGTCACCTCGTCTTTTTCGATAAGCTCCAGTACTTTTTTAATGTATTCCCTTACAGGCACTTCTTTCTGCAATGTTTGATTGTTTTCGATTTCTAGACTCATATTATCTCCCCTTTTTAGGTTTTGTTTTACTTATTTAGAAAACCAGCCAATGGGTTCAACTTGTAAATTAATGTTGATTTGTTTAATTTCCTGGAATTCTTCCAGTCCGTATGTCCCGAGTCCACGTCCGATTCCACTTTGTTTATAGCCGCCCCACGGAGCTTCATTATAAGTGGGGTGATACGTATTGATCCACGTAATGCCTGCTCGGAGCTTTTTAATAACCCGTAATGCTTTTGCACCGTCAACAGTGAACACCCCTCCTGCAAGTCCGTAATCTGTATGGTTTGCAAGTTGAATCGCTTCTCGCTCGTCTTTGAATTTTTGAATAACAACAACCGGGCCGAAAATTTCTTCCTGTACGATCCGCATATCGGGTTTTACATCGATAAATACGGTTGGCTCAACAAAAAACCCTTTATTTAAACCATTCTTTGTGATACGGTTTCCGCCACAAACGAGACGAGCCCCTTCTTTTTTTCCAATCTCGATATATTTCAGAACTTTTTCCATATGTTCTTTGCTGACAAGCGGTCCCATTTCAGAAGCAGGATCATCCCCGGGACCCACGTTGATTTGTTTTGCTCGTTCGACAAATCTTTCAACAAATTTTTCATAAATGCTTTCCTCAACTAATATGCGTGAACCTGCAGAACATACTTGCCCTGCTCCGGAATAAATTCCAAATAAGGCATAATCAACCGCCGTTTCAAAATCCGCATCTGCAAAAATAATGTTTGGCGATTTTCCGCCTAATTCCAGAGAGATTTTCTTCACATTTCCGGCTGCTGCCTTCATGATGTGTTTCCCGGTTTTCGTGCCGCCCGTGAAGGACACAAGGTCGACATCATGACTTTCTGCAATTTCGTTGCCAACGACAGGGCCTGCCCCCAACACCAAGTTGGCAACGCCTTTAGGCAGCTCAATTTCCTCCAAGATTTCAAACAACTTTGTTGGAGTTACGGGTGTCACTTCAGACGGTTTGAAAACGATCGTATTGCCCGCCGCTAATGCCGGAGCGATTTTCCAAACACTCATTAAGAGAGGATAATTCCATGGAACAATCAAACCGCATACACCGATCGGCTCACGTACAACCATCGCTTGCACTGGGTCTGCCACATGATACGTTTGTCCGTCCGGCTTAGTGATCAACCCTGCATAGTAACGGAAGCAAGCTGCTGCATCCCCCACGTCAAAACGTGCTTCTCGAAGCGTTTTACCATTGTCCGTTGTTTCAAGATGGACAAGCTCATCGGAATACTCATCAATTTTATCCGCGATCTTAAATAAATAGGATGCTCGTTCAGATGCAGGCATTTCAGACCAAATGCCGCTTTCAAAAGTTTCTTTCGCCACCTTGATTGCTTCTTTAGTGTCTTCCACTGTCCCTTCGGCTGCCTCGGCAAAAATTTCACCATTTGCCGGATTTATGATTTTTCTCTTTTGCTTATTCCGCGAATCTCTCCACTCTCCATTGATATACATTTTTAAATCAAGCATCATCATTCCTCCTCGTCTTAAATGTATGCAAAACTTATGCCAACAATAGCCAGACGACCGTTATACGTGTAAAAGAGTATTCCAATTAAATACAATTCATGAAATTATGCAATTTTGCATAGGATTAGCAACGTGTGCATACTTTCGCAGGCCCAACCATAAAACAGATACCGGGTACTTGGTATCTGTCGTCACATTTGCAATTCGTCCATTTCCATTTGAGGTGGTGCTGAACGGAAAAATTTTGTGATGTATAGTAGATAGCAGAATCCAATGGCGGCCCAAACCAGACCCATAATGAACGAACTTGATTCTAAATTTACCCATAAGACGGCAACCGACGCTGCTCCTATCAAGGGTGAAACAAGATAAGTCATAAAACCTTTAAGTGTGTTATGTTTCTTTTCACGGATAACAAAATGACTGATCACACTTAAGTTAACGAACGTAAAAGCGATTAATGCTCCAAAATTAATAAGAGAAGTCGCTGTCACCAAGTCAAAGAAAATAGCTGACAAGGAAATAATTCCCACTAATACAACGTTAAAAGCAGGTGTTTTCCAACGCGGATGGATATATCCAAACCATTTAGACGGAAACACATTGTCTCTGCCCATTACATACAAAAGACGGGAAACGCTGGCGTGGGAGGCGAGGCCTGAGGCAAGGGTATTGACAAATGTTATGACTAAAAAAACAGACTGAAAGAGTTTTCCGCCGACATATAGAGCAATTTCCGGCAACGCTTGTCCGGGATGTTTGAACCGTGAAATATCAGGAAAAAACAATTGGATAAAGAACGATGTTGTTATAAATATGATCCCTCCGATCAAAGCAGTAAGGAAGATGGCACGCGGGATCGTTTTGGAGGCATTTTGTGTTTCTTCCGAAAGTGTTGTCACCGCGTCAAATCCTAAAAATGAAAAACAAAGGACAGTCGCTCCTTCTACCAATGCTGTGAATTTCATATCTTCAGTAAAAAATGGCTGTATGGCTAATACTTTTCCAGCACCTTCCCCTTGATGAAGCCCTTTGATCACCAATATGATAAATACGATCATGATCGCAATTTGAATCATTACTAATATCGTATTGAAATTAGCCAGCACATTTACACTCCGTAAGTTAAGAAAAGTTACAATTCCAACAAAACCGACAACCAAAATCCAAGACGGTACCTCAGGAAATAGAGCGGAAAGGTAAATCTTGGCCAATAATGCGTTCACCATCGGCAAGAATAGGTAGTCGAGCAAGGAAGACCATCCGACAAGAAAACCAATATGAGGACTAATCGTTTTTTGTGTATACGTATAAGCTGACCCTGCTTGGGGAAAAACTTTCACCAGCTTTCCGTAGCTCGCCGCTGTAAATAACATTACAGCCAAAGCTACTATATATGCCGTGGGGACATGTCCGTCCGTTATACCGGATACGATACCAAATGTATCAAATACAACCATTGGGGTCATATACGCCAACCCCATCATTACAACTT of the Bacillus smithii genome contains:
- a CDS encoding APC family permease — its product is MENDARLKRTLKLWQVVMMGLAYMTPMVVFDTFGIVSGITDGHVPTAYIVALAVMLFTAASYGKLVKVFPQAGSAYTYTQKTISPHIGFLVGWSSLLDYLFLPMVNALLAKIYLSALFPEVPSWILVVGFVGIVTFLNLRSVNVLANFNTILVMIQIAIMIVFIILVIKGLHQGEGAGKVLAIQPFFTEDMKFTALVEGATVLCFSFLGFDAVTTLSEETQNASKTIPRAIFLTALIGGIIFITTSFFIQLFFPDISRFKHPGQALPEIALYVGGKLFQSVFLVITFVNTLASGLASHASVSRLLYVMGRDNVFPSKWFGYIHPRWKTPAFNVVLVGIISLSAIFFDLVTATSLINFGALIAFTFVNLSVISHFVIREKKHNTLKGFMTYLVSPLIGAASVAVLWVNLESSSFIMGLVWAAIGFCYLLYITKFFRSAPPQMEMDELQM
- a CDS encoding putrescine aminotransferase encodes the protein MSLEIENNQTLQKEVPVREYIKKVLELIEKDEVTGEEAKWITKQTVDNFREHVNPGFLEYRKTVTQGGQFAAVEWTDEGNCFKDVNGKKYIDCLGGFGIYNVGHRNPKVIKAVTDQLKRQALHSQDLLDPLRAVLAKILADITPGDLKYSFFTNSGTESVEAALKLAKMYSERSTFISTTRAFHGKSLGSLSGTAKGVFRKPFLPLIPGFRHVPFGDIDMMRKTFETCHLVGEDVAAVILEPIQGEGGIILPPEGYLKQVRELCDQYGALLIFDEVQTGMGRTGKMFAAELYDVVPDILCLAKAFGGGVMPAGAVVAKEKVFKSWFPNPFMHTTTFGGNPLACAAAIATIDILLEEKLPKRAAEVGKYFLQGLKDAAKGHEDKVLEIRGIGLMIGIEFHKDEVGYEVSKAMFDKGILVAGTLVNSKTIRIEPPLTISYEEVNEVIRVFKEVLPNVKIK
- a CDS encoding aldehyde dehydrogenase family protein yields the protein MLDLKMYINGEWRDSRNKQKRKIINPANGEIFAEAAEGTVEDTKEAIKVAKETFESGIWSEMPASERASYLFKIADKIDEYSDELVHLETTDNGKTLREARFDVGDAAACFRYYAGLITKPDGQTYHVADPVQAMVVREPIGVCGLIVPWNYPLLMSVWKIAPALAAGNTIVFKPSEVTPVTPTKLFEILEEIELPKGVANLVLGAGPVVGNEIAESHDVDLVSFTGGTKTGKHIMKAAAGNVKKISLELGGKSPNIIFADADFETAVDYALFGIYSGAGQVCSAGSRILVEESIYEKFVERFVERAKQINVGPGDDPASEMGPLVSKEHMEKVLKYIEIGKKEGARLVCGGNRITKNGLNKGFFVEPTVFIDVKPDMRIVQEEIFGPVVVIQKFKDEREAIQLANHTDYGLAGGVFTVDGAKALRVIKKLRAGITWINTYHPTYNEAPWGGYKQSGIGRGLGTYGLEEFQEIKQININLQVEPIGWFSK
- a CDS encoding glycoside hydrolase family 1 protein — protein: MDHKTLKPFPKDFLWGASTSAYQFEGAWNEDGKGPSVIDKALHPEGTADFKVASDHYHRYKEDIALLAELGLKAYRFSIAWTRIYPNGTGEVNRKGIEFYNHLINELIAHGIEPIVTMYHFDLPYALEEKGGWSNRETIDAFERYARTLFREFGDRVKYWLTINEQNTMILHGSAIGTTDPGIEDPRKMLYQQNHHMLLAQAKAMKLCHEMLPNAKIGPAPNIAYVYPASSKPEDVLAAQTFNSIRNWLYLDAAVFGRYNSTVWGYMEEKGYTPHMEAEDMDILAGANPDFIAFNYYNSITVKASEEEKEAHSTGDEHIVIGEPGVYQGCSNPYLTTTEFGWEVDPIGFRITLRELYDRYHLPLIVTENGLGAYDKLEDGDVINDDYRIDYLAKHLEQCQLAITDGVELFGYSPWSAIDLVSTHQGINKRYGFIYVNRDEFDLKDLRRIKKKSFYWYQNVIKTNGAIISNSK